Proteins encoded by one window of Enterobacter hormaechei subsp. xiangfangensis:
- the rnd gene encoding ribonuclease D, with protein MITTNDELASLCEVTREFPAIALDTEFVRTRTYYPQLGLIQMYDGKHVSLIDPLGITDWAPMRDLLLDTAVTKYLHAGSEDLEVFLNTFGIMPQPLIDTQILAAFSGRPLSWGFAAMVEEYTGLTLDKSESRTDWLARPLTARQLEYAAADVFYLLPIAGQLMKEAEASGWLSAALDECRMTQQRRQEVVDPKEAWRDITNAWQLRTRQLACLQLLADWRLRKARERDLAVNFVVREEHLWAVARYMPGSLGELDSIGLSGSEIRFHGKTLLALVEKAQQLPEDALPEPLLNLMDMPGYRKAFKDIKALVQTVAGESKLSAELLASRRQINQLLNWHWKLKPQNGLPELVAGWRGELMAERLNTLLEGYPR; from the coding sequence ATGATCACTACCAACGACGAGCTGGCTTCGCTGTGCGAGGTGACGCGTGAATTTCCCGCTATCGCCCTGGATACGGAATTTGTCCGCACCCGAACGTACTATCCGCAGCTGGGTCTGATTCAGATGTATGACGGCAAACACGTGTCATTGATTGACCCCCTCGGCATTACCGACTGGGCGCCAATGCGCGATCTGTTGCTGGATACCGCCGTGACCAAATATCTGCACGCGGGCAGTGAAGATCTGGAAGTCTTTCTCAACACTTTTGGCATCATGCCGCAGCCGCTGATTGATACCCAGATCCTCGCGGCGTTCAGCGGTCGTCCGCTCTCCTGGGGCTTCGCCGCGATGGTGGAAGAGTACACCGGTCTGACGCTGGATAAGAGCGAATCGCGTACCGACTGGCTCGCGCGTCCCCTAACGGCGCGTCAGCTTGAATACGCCGCGGCAGACGTCTTTTACCTTCTTCCAATTGCCGGCCAGCTTATGAAAGAGGCTGAGGCGTCCGGCTGGCTGTCTGCCGCACTGGACGAGTGCCGCATGACGCAGCAGCGTCGTCAGGAAGTGGTTGATCCGAAAGAGGCCTGGCGTGACATCACCAACGCCTGGCAGCTGCGCACCCGCCAGCTGGCCTGTCTGCAACTGCTGGCTGACTGGCGTCTGCGTAAAGCACGTGAGCGCGATCTGGCGGTTAACTTCGTGGTGCGTGAAGAACACCTGTGGGCGGTGGCGCGCTATATGCCGGGTAGCCTTGGCGAACTGGACAGCATTGGCCTTTCCGGGAGTGAGATCCGTTTCCACGGTAAAACGCTGCTCGCGCTGGTAGAGAAAGCTCAGCAGCTGCCGGAGGACGCACTGCCAGAACCACTGCTTAACCTGATGGATATGCCGGGCTACCGCAAGGCGTTCAAAGATATCAAAGCGCTGGTGCAGACGGTGGCGGGGGAAAGCAAACTGAGTGCCGAACTGCTGGCTTCACGTCGTCAGATTAACCAGCTGCTGAACTGGCACTGGAAGTTGAAACCGCAAAATGGTTTACCGGAGCTGGTCGCCGGATGGCGGGGGGAACTGATGGCCGAACGCCTGAATACCCTGCTGGAAGGGTATCCGCGCTAA
- the tsaB gene encoding tRNA (adenosine(37)-N6)-threonylcarbamoyltransferase complex dimerization subunit type 1 TsaB, whose product MRILAIDTATEACSVALWNDGTIFAHFEECPREHTQRILPLVKTILTEGNTALTDLDALAYGRGPGSFTGVRIGIGIAQGLALGADLPMIGVSTLATMAQGAWRMTGATRVLAAIDARMGEVYWAEYTRDENGVWHGEETEAVLKPEAVTGRLKQLSGEWATVGTGWAAWPEMAKDTGLTLVDGNMLLPAAEDMLPIACQLFAAGKTVAVEHAEPVYLRNTVAWKKLPGRE is encoded by the coding sequence ATGCGAATTCTGGCTATTGATACCGCGACAGAGGCCTGTTCCGTTGCCCTGTGGAACGACGGTACGATTTTTGCTCATTTCGAAGAGTGCCCACGGGAACACACCCAACGTATTCTGCCCCTGGTAAAAACCATTTTAACCGAGGGCAACACCGCCCTGACTGACCTCGACGCGCTGGCCTACGGCCGTGGTCCGGGCAGCTTTACGGGCGTACGTATCGGGATTGGCATTGCGCAGGGGCTGGCGCTGGGCGCTGACCTGCCGATGATCGGCGTCTCCACGCTTGCGACCATGGCCCAGGGAGCATGGCGCATGACCGGCGCCACCCGCGTGCTGGCTGCGATTGATGCCCGCATGGGGGAAGTCTACTGGGCGGAGTACACCCGTGACGAAAACGGCGTCTGGCACGGCGAAGAGACGGAAGCGGTGCTTAAACCTGAAGCCGTCACCGGGCGCCTGAAACAGCTCTCCGGTGAGTGGGCGACGGTCGGAACCGGCTGGGCGGCGTGGCCGGAGATGGCGAAGGACACCGGCCTTACGCTGGTGGACGGTAACATGCTCCTGCCCGCCGCCGAAGATATGCTGCCGATTGCCTGTCAGCTGTTTGCCGCAGGAAAAACCGTGGCGGTTGAACACGCTGAACCGGTTTATTTACGAAACACCGTCGCGTGGAAGAAACTTCCTGGCCGCGAGTGA
- the fadD gene encoding long-chain-fatty-acid--CoA ligase FadD: MKKVWLNRYPADVPAEINPDRYQSLIELFEHSVRRYADQPAFVNMGEVMTFRKLEERSRAFAAYLQEGLGLQKGDRVALMMPNLLQYPVALFGILRAGMIVVNVNPLYTPRELEHQLNDSGAAAIVIVSNFAHTLEKVVEKTQVKHVILTRMGDQLSTAKGTLVNFVVKYVKRLVPKYHLPDAISFRRALHAGYRMQYVKPEIVSEDLAFLQYTGGTTGVAKGAMLTHRNMLANLEQVNATYGPLLHPGKELVITALPLYHIFALTMNCLLFIELGGQNVLITNPRDIPGLVKELAKYPFTAMTGVNTLFNALLNNKEFQQLDFSTLHLSAGGGMPVQQAVAERWVKLTGQYLLEGYGLTECAPLVSVNPHDIDYHSGSIGLPVPSTEAKLVDDEDNEVPHGEPGELCVRGPQVMLGYWQRPDATDEIIKDGWLHTGDIAVMDDEGFLRIVDRKKDMILVSGFNVYPNEIEDVVMQHSGVLEVAAVGVPSGSSGEAVKIFVVKKDPSLTEDALITFCRRQLTGYKVPKLVEFRDELPKSNVGKILRRELRDEARAKVDNKA; encoded by the coding sequence TTGAAAAAGGTTTGGCTTAACCGTTATCCCGCGGATGTCCCTGCGGAGATCAATCCTGACCGTTATCAATCCCTGATTGAATTATTTGAACACTCGGTACGGCGCTACGCTGACCAGCCCGCGTTTGTGAATATGGGCGAAGTGATGACCTTCCGTAAGCTGGAAGAACGCAGCCGGGCGTTTGCGGCCTATTTACAGGAAGGGCTGGGCTTGCAGAAAGGGGATCGCGTCGCGCTGATGATGCCAAACCTGCTGCAATACCCGGTGGCGCTGTTCGGCATCCTCAGGGCAGGGATGATCGTGGTTAACGTTAACCCGCTCTATACCCCGCGCGAGCTGGAACATCAGTTGAATGACAGCGGCGCGGCGGCGATTGTGATTGTCTCCAACTTTGCCCACACGCTGGAAAAAGTCGTTGAAAAAACTCAGGTTAAGCACGTCATCCTGACGCGCATGGGTGACCAGCTCTCTACCGCGAAAGGTACGCTGGTCAACTTTGTCGTTAAATACGTTAAGCGGCTGGTGCCGAAATACCACCTGCCGGATGCCATCTCCTTCCGCCGCGCCCTGCATGCGGGCTACCGGATGCAATACGTAAAGCCGGAGATCGTGTCCGAGGATCTGGCCTTCCTGCAATACACGGGCGGCACCACCGGCGTGGCGAAAGGGGCGATGCTGACCCACCGTAACATGCTGGCGAACCTTGAGCAGGTTAACGCCACCTACGGGCCGCTGTTGCACCCGGGCAAGGAGCTGGTGATCACCGCGCTTCCGCTGTATCACATTTTTGCGCTGACCATGAACTGCCTGCTGTTTATCGAGCTTGGCGGTCAAAACGTATTGATCACCAACCCGCGCGATATCCCGGGGCTGGTCAAAGAGCTGGCGAAATACCCGTTCACCGCCATGACCGGCGTGAACACCCTGTTTAACGCGCTGCTTAACAATAAAGAGTTCCAGCAGCTCGATTTCTCCACGCTGCACCTCTCCGCGGGCGGCGGGATGCCGGTTCAGCAGGCGGTTGCCGAGCGCTGGGTGAAACTCACCGGGCAGTATCTGCTGGAAGGCTATGGCCTGACGGAGTGTGCCCCGCTGGTCAGCGTTAACCCGCATGACATCGACTACCACAGCGGCAGTATCGGTCTGCCGGTCCCGTCGACGGAAGCAAAACTGGTGGATGATGAGGATAACGAAGTGCCTCACGGTGAGCCAGGGGAGCTATGCGTCAGAGGGCCGCAGGTGATGCTGGGCTACTGGCAACGTCCGGATGCCACGGATGAGATCATCAAAGACGGCTGGCTGCACACGGGCGACATCGCGGTGATGGATGACGAAGGCTTCCTGCGCATCGTCGATCGCAAGAAAGACATGATCCTGGTGTCAGGGTTTAACGTCTATCCGAACGAAATCGAAGACGTGGTGATGCAGCACAGCGGCGTGCTGGAAGTGGCGGCGGTGGGCGTTCCTTCCGGCAGCAGCGGTGAAGCGGTGAAGATATTTGTGGTCAAGAAAGATCCTTCTCTGACCGAGGATGCGCTGATAACGTTCTGTCGCCGTCAGCTGACGGGCTATAAAGTGCCGAAGCTGGTGGAATTCCGGGATGAGCTGCCGAAATCCAACGTCGGGAAGATATTACGACGAGAATTACGTGACGAAGCCCGTGCCAAAGTGGACAATAAGGCCTGA
- a CDS encoding Slp family lipoprotein translates to MAVQTKVVRFFMAGAVAIALSGCVTVPDAIKGTSPTPQQDLVRVMNAPELYVGQEARFGGKVVEVLNQQGKTRLEIATVPLDDGARPVLGEASRGRIYADVSGFLDPVDFRGQLVTVVGPITGSVAGKIGNTPYKFMTMQVNGYKRWRIAQQVVMPPQPIDPWMWGPHPYRYGYGGWGWYNPGPAQVQTIVTE, encoded by the coding sequence ATGGCGGTTCAGACTAAAGTTGTACGCTTTTTTATGGCAGGCGCGGTTGCCATAGCACTGAGCGGGTGCGTCACCGTTCCTGATGCGATCAAGGGCACCAGCCCGACGCCACAGCAGGATCTGGTACGCGTGATGAATGCCCCGGAGCTGTATGTCGGGCAGGAAGCGCGGTTTGGCGGCAAGGTGGTTGAAGTGCTAAACCAGCAGGGGAAAACCCGGCTGGAGATTGCCACCGTTCCACTGGACGACGGTGCGCGGCCTGTTCTGGGTGAAGCCTCGCGCGGGCGGATCTACGCTGACGTCAGCGGCTTCCTCGATCCGGTAGATTTCCGCGGGCAGCTGGTGACCGTCGTCGGGCCGATTACCGGTTCGGTGGCGGGGAAAATCGGCAATACGCCATACAAATTTATGACCATGCAGGTGAACGGCTACAAACGCTGGCGTATCGCCCAGCAGGTGGTGATGCCGCCACAGCCAATCGATCCGTGGATGTGGGGACCGCATCCGTATCGTTACGGCTACGGTGGCTGGGGGTGGTACAATCCAGGCCCTGCACAGGTTCAAACAATAGTAACTGAGTAA
- a CDS encoding ATP-dependent DNA helicase gives MADDFSPEGQLAQAIPGFKPREPQRQMAHAVAHAIDKAQPLVVEAGTGTGKTYAYLAPALRAKKKVIISTGSKALQDQLYSRDLPTVAKALKYKGRLALLKGRSNYLCLERLEQQALAGGDLPVQTLSDVIVLRAWANQTEEGDISTCASVPEDSPAWPLVTSTNDNCLGSDCPLYKDCFVVKARKTAMDADVVVVNHHLFLADMVVKDSGFGELIPEAEVMIFDEAHQLPDIASQYFGQSLSSRQLQDLAKDITIAYRTELKDTQQLQKCADRLAQCAQDFRLQLGEPGYRGNLRELLADKNIQRALLLLDDALELCYDVAKLSLGRSALLDAAFERATLYRGRLKRLKEINQPGYSYWYECTSRHFTLALTPLTVADKFKEVMAQKPGTWVFTSATLSVNDDLHHFTERLGIEQAESLLLPSPFDYERQALLCVPRNLPLPNQPGAARHLAAMLKPMIEANNGRCFMLCTSHAMMRDLAEQFRATMTLPVLLQGETSKGQLLQQFVSAGNALLVATSSFWEGVDVRGDTLSLVIIDKLPFTSPDDPLLKARMEDCRLRGGDPFDDVQLPDAVITLKQGVGRLIRDVTDRGVLVICDNRLVMRPYGATFLASLPPAPRTRDIKRAVRFLANPTAE, from the coding sequence GTGGCAGACGATTTTTCCCCAGAAGGTCAGTTAGCACAGGCTATTCCCGGCTTTAAACCGCGCGAACCCCAACGTCAGATGGCGCATGCCGTTGCGCACGCTATCGACAAGGCGCAGCCGCTGGTCGTGGAGGCCGGTACCGGTACGGGGAAAACGTATGCTTACCTCGCTCCTGCGCTGCGGGCGAAAAAGAAGGTGATCATCTCTACGGGATCAAAAGCGCTCCAGGATCAGCTCTACAGCCGCGATTTACCCACGGTGGCGAAAGCGCTGAAATACAAAGGGCGTCTGGCCTTGCTGAAAGGGCGTTCTAACTACCTGTGTCTGGAGCGTCTTGAACAGCAGGCGCTGGCGGGCGGCGACCTGCCGGTACAAACCCTGAGCGATGTGATCGTCCTGCGCGCCTGGGCCAACCAGACGGAGGAGGGGGACATCAGCACCTGCGCGAGCGTGCCGGAAGACTCCCCGGCCTGGCCGCTGGTGACCAGCACCAATGACAACTGCCTCGGCAGCGACTGCCCGCTGTATAAAGACTGTTTTGTGGTGAAAGCGCGTAAAACCGCGATGGACGCCGACGTGGTGGTGGTGAACCATCACCTGTTTCTTGCGGATATGGTGGTCAAGGACAGTGGTTTCGGCGAGCTGATCCCGGAGGCGGAGGTGATGATCTTCGATGAAGCCCATCAGCTACCGGACATCGCCAGCCAGTATTTTGGGCAGTCGCTTTCCAGTCGTCAGCTTCAGGATCTGGCGAAAGATATTACCATTGCCTATCGCACCGAACTCAAAGATACCCAGCAGTTGCAGAAGTGCGCGGACCGCCTGGCGCAATGCGCACAGGACTTCCGCTTACAGCTTGGCGAGCCGGGCTATCGCGGCAACCTGCGCGAACTGCTCGCAGACAAAAATATCCAGCGCGCGCTGCTGCTGCTCGATGATGCCCTTGAACTCTGTTACGACGTGGCGAAACTGTCCCTCGGACGTTCAGCGCTGCTGGACGCCGCCTTCGAGCGCGCCACGCTTTACCGTGGGCGGCTGAAGCGGCTGAAAGAGATCAACCAGCCGGGCTACAGCTACTGGTACGAATGTACCTCGCGCCACTTCACCCTGGCGCTCACGCCGCTGACCGTTGCTGATAAATTTAAAGAGGTGATGGCGCAAAAGCCCGGCACCTGGGTCTTTACCTCGGCCACGCTGTCGGTCAATGACGATCTGCACCACTTTACCGAGCGCCTCGGCATTGAGCAGGCGGAATCCCTGCTTCTGCCGAGCCCGTTCGACTATGAGAGACAGGCGCTGCTGTGCGTGCCGCGCAATCTGCCGCTGCCTAACCAGCCGGGCGCGGCGCGCCATCTGGCGGCCATGCTGAAGCCGATGATCGAGGCCAACAACGGGCGCTGCTTTATGCTCTGCACCTCACACGCCATGATGCGCGATCTGGCCGAGCAGTTCCGCGCCACCATGACGCTACCAGTGCTGTTGCAGGGAGAAACCAGTAAAGGCCAGCTGCTCCAGCAGTTTGTCAGCGCCGGTAATGCCCTGCTGGTGGCGACCAGCAGCTTCTGGGAAGGGGTGGACGTGCGCGGCGACACGCTCTCGCTGGTGATTATCGATAAGCTGCCGTTTACATCGCCGGACGATCCGCTTCTGAAAGCGCGCATGGAGGACTGCCGTCTGCGCGGGGGCGATCCGTTCGACGACGTCCAGCTGCCGGACGCGGTCATCACGCTTAAACAGGGGGTAGGGCGACTGATCCGCGACGTCACCGATCGCGGGGTGCTGGTGATCTGCGACAACCGCCTGGTGATGCGTCCCTACGGCGCGACCTTCCTCGCCAGCCTGCCGCCCGCGCCGCGCACGCGGGATATTAAACGCGCGGTCCGCTTTCTGGCGAACCCGACGGCGGAGTAA